A genome region from Leptodactylus fuscus isolate aLepFus1 chromosome 6, aLepFus1.hap2, whole genome shotgun sequence includes the following:
- the LOC142209182 gene encoding putative G-protein coupled receptor 33, producing the protein MTTQPTSIFNVSATHGTTIQMPSSSLNLASATLLFLTFAFGLVVNTLYLWVLWFKMNRTVNTTLFFHLILAYLMCTFVFPFAGVYLIMEPHWVFGLFLCKLINSFLSLAMYVAVFFLTVISVDRYCLVFHPHPYKKYMNPRSASITCLLCWVLAFGLTTPYLVFRQVRYEDNVTICYNDYTLSGKWDQKKVKWVLFSTRLLMAFVIPFSIITFCYLKIFIKMKRESLARSSRPYRIIFIAILSFFISCTPYHIWYGMNVEKDKFQQSILTSLQALSTCLICMNSCLTPVLYLFIVESFKNMFKKSILAVIEAVVDETFTSTNSPGGGWTSLRRSNLCMKS; encoded by the coding sequence ATGACAACTCAGCCAACCTCCATCTTTAACGTCAGTGCAACTCATGGAACAACCATCCAAATGCCCTCATCGTCCCTCAACTTAGCATCGGCCACACTCTTATTTTTAACCTTTGCTTTTGGGCTTGTGGTCAACACCTTGTACCTCTGGGTGCTTTGGTTCAAGATGAACAGAACTGTCAACACCACCTTGTTCTTCCACCTAATTTTGGCCTACCTCATGTGTACCTTTGTGTTCCCCTTCGCGGGAGTCTATTTAATCATGGAACCACATTGGGTGTTTGGCCTCTTCCTCTGCAAACTCATCAACTCATTTCTGTCCCTAGCCATGTACGTGGCCGTCTTTTTCCTGACCGTTATTAGCGTGGATCGGTACTGCTTGGTCTTTCACCCACATCCATACAAAAAGTATATGAACCCCCGTTCTGCTTCCATCACATGCCTTCTATGTTGGGTTTTGGCTTTTGGTCTTACGACGCCATACTTGGTATTCCGTCAAGTGAGATATGAGGACAATGTTACGATATGCTACAATGACTACACTCTCTCGGGGAAGTGGGACCAAAAGAAAGTGAAATGGGTCTTGTTCAGCACCCGCTTGCTCATGGCCTTTGTCATTCCTTTTTCCATTATTACATTTTGCTATTTAAAAATATTCATCAAGATGAAGAGAGAAAGTCTCGCTAGGTCTAGTAGACCTTACCGAATAATCTTCATAGCTATTCTATCTTTCTTCATCTCCTGCACACCTTACCATATCTGGTATGGAATGAACGTTGAGAAGGACAAGTTTCAGCAAAGCATCCTGACGTCACTGCAAGCATTATCAACATGTCTGATCTGTATGAACAGTTGCCTTACCCCGGTTCTCTACTTGTTTATTGTGGAGAGTTTCAAAAACATGTTCAAGAAGTCTATCCTGGCCGTCATTGAGGCAGTGGTCGATGAAACATTCACCTCAACAAATTCTCCGGGGGGGGGTTGGACTTCATTGAGGAGATCCAACTTGTGTATgaagtcttag